From one Cucurbita pepo subsp. pepo cultivar mu-cu-16 chromosome LG17, ASM280686v2, whole genome shotgun sequence genomic stretch:
- the LOC111778459 gene encoding calmodulin-binding transcription activator 5 isoform X3: protein MSLAMKADVQGSLVGSEIHGFHTLQELDVTNIREEASGRWLRPNEIHAILCNYKYFVIHVKPVNLPTSGTIVLFNRKMLRNFRKDGHNWKKKKDGKTIKEAHEHLKVGNVERIHVYYAHGLDNTTFVRRCYWLLDKTLEHIVLVHYRETQEVNFSPMHLQLQSSPSMSMNSNSGSVSDPSTPCLLSEELDSRDNHGYSVDENERSEPRDTTTAMNHEQRLHEINTLEWDELLVTDEPFKPSMPKGDRFSYFDQRSQVPTNSKESIPITSLDNLLDDGLLQSQDSFGRWINEVITESPDTVIDPAIIEPSISSIHNSFTDPTLNHCQSSVMEQIFNITDISPAWAFSTEKTKILITGYFHNEYLHLANSNILVVCGNASVNAGLIQPGVYRCVVQPHSTGLVNLFVSLDGHKPISQVLNFEYRAPLLREPVVASEQIQKWEEFQVQMRLAHLLFSTSRSLSIMSTKLSSTSLNEARKFAVKTSDISDSWIYLLNSIKENNTPFPQARDGVLEIILKSRLREWLIERVAEGSKKSTDFDIKGQGVIHLCAILGYTWAIHLFSWSGLSINFRDKFGWTALHWAAYYGREKMVAVLLSVGAKPNLVTDPSSKNPLGYIAADLASMNGYDGLAAYLSEKALVSHFNDMSLAGNVRGSLETSTITNVTNSDSISEEQMYMKETLAAYRTAADAAARIQTAFRENSLKQRTQAIEFSTPEDEARGIVAAMKIQHAYRNFESRKRMAAAARIQYRFRTWKIRKEFLNMRRHAIRIQAAFRGFQMRRQYRKILWSVGVIDKAILRWRLKRKGFRGLQVAPAEVTEKQEIGVEEDFYHVSQKQAEERVEKAVVRVQALFRSKKAQEEYRRMKLTYDEAALEYEELSHPDMNLSS, encoded by the exons ATGTCTCTCGCCATGAAAGCCGACGTTCAAGGAAGCCTTGTTGGCTCGGAGATTCATGGCTTCCATACATTACAAG AATTGGATGTTACAAACATCAGGGAGGAAGCAAGTGGAAGATGGCTTCGCCCAAATGAAATTCATGCAATTCTATGTAACTACAAATATTTTGTCATCCACGTCAAGCCAGTGAACTTGCCTACAA GTGGAACCATTGTACTATTTAACCGCAAGATGCTTAGGAATTTCCGCAAAGATGGACataattggaagaaaaaaaaggacgGGAAGACCATAAAAGAAGCACACGAACACCTAAAA GTTGGTAATGTAGAAAGGATACATGTATACTATGCCCATGGCCTAGATAACACAACCTTTGTTCGTCGGTGTTATTGGCTCCTTGATAA GACTCTTGAACACATTGTCCTTGTTCATTACCGTGAAACACAAGAGGTCAATTTCAGCCCAATGCATCTGCAG TTGCAGAGCTCTCCATCCATGTCTATGAATTCAAATTCTGGTTCTGTCTCTGATCCATCAACTCCTTGCCTTTTATCGGAAGAACTTGATTCTAGGGATAATCATGGTTATTCCGTTGACGAAAATGAACGTTCAG AGCCCAGAGACACTACAACAGCCATGAATCATGAACAACGGCTTCATGAGATCAACACGCTTGAGTGGGATGAACTTCTTGTGACAGATGAGCCTTTCAAACCTTCCATGCCTAAAGGAg ACAGATTTTCATACTTTGACCAACGGAGCCAAGTCCCAACAAAT AGTAAGGAATCCATTCCAATTACTTCATTGGACAATTTGTTAGATGATGGATTGCTGCAAAGCCAGGACAGCTTTGGACGATGGATAAATGAAGTCATCACTGAGTCTCCTGATACAGTCATTGATCCTGCCATTATTGAGCCATCCATTTCATCCATTCACAATTCTTTTACTGATCCAACATTAAATCACTGTCAATCTTCTGTTATGGAGCAAATTTTTAACATAACCGATATCTCACCTGCGTGGGCCTTTTCAACAGAAAAAACCAAG ATTCTAATCACGGGATATTTTCACAATGAGTACTTACATCTGGCAAACTCCAATATATTGGTCGTGTGTGGTAATGCCAGTGTTAATGCTGGTTTAATTCAACCTGGAGTTTACCGATGTGTGGTACAACCACATTCAACTGGACTTGTAAATTTATTCGTGAGCTTAGATGGTCATAAACCTATCAGTCAAGTTCTGAATTTTGAGTATCGTGCACCACTTTTACGAGAGCCTGTAGTTGCTTCAGAACAGATCCAAAAGTGGGAGGAGTTTCAAGTTCAGATGCGGCTTGCTCATCTGTTGTTTTCTACATCCAGAAGCCTGAGCATCATGTCGACTAAATTGTCATCCACTTCCCTAAACGAGGCCAGGAAATTTGCTGTCAAAACTTCTGACATTTCTGACAGTTGGATTTATTTGTTAAActcaataaaagaaaacaacactCCATTTCCTCAAGCAAGAGACGGTGTTCTTGAGATCATTTTGAAAAGTAGGTTAAGGGAATGGCTGATAGAAAGAGTTGCTGAAGGCTCAAAGAAAAGCACTGATTTCGATATAAAAGGTCAAGGAGTAATCCATTTGTGTGCCATATTGGGATATACCTGGGCTATACATCTATTTTCCTGGTCTGgtttatcaataaattttcgAGATAAATTCGGATGGACAGCTCTTCACTGGGCAGCTTATTATGGAAG GGAGAAAATGGTAGCTGTTCTTTTGTCAGTTGGGGCAAAACCAAACTTGGTCACCGATCCCTCATCAAAGAACCCTCTGGGATACATAGCTGCAGATCTTGCATCTATGAATGGTTATGATGGCTTAGCTGCTTATCTTTCTGAAAAGGCTTTGGTGTCACATTTTAATGATATGAGCTTGGCTGGAAATGTTCGTGGTTCATTGGAAACTAGTACAATAACCAACGTCACTAACTCGGATAGCATCAGTGAGGAGCAGATGTATATGAAAGAGACATTGGCAGCTTACCGAACAGCTGCTGATGCAGCAGCGCGCATACAAACTGCATTCCGTGAGAATTCTTTAAAGCAAAGGACTCAAGCAATTGAATTCTCCACCCCTGAAGATGAAGCACGTGGTATTGTTGCAGCCATGAAGATTCAACATGCTTACCGCAACTTTGAGTCACGAAAAAGAATGGCAGCTGCAGCTCGTATTCAATACAGATTCCGCACTTGGAAGATCCGCAAAGAGTTCCTTAATATGCGTCGTCATGCTATTAGGATTCAA GCTGCATTTAGAGGCTTCCAAATGCGGAGGCAGTATCGCAAGATTTTATGGTCGGTAGGCGTAATCGATAAAGCCATACTGCGCTGGCGTCTTAAGAGAAAAGGTTTTCGTGGGCTTCAAGTTGCACCTGCTGAAGTGACAGAAAAGCAGGAAATTGGCGTAGAAGAGGACTTCTACCACGTGTCCCAAAAACAAGCAGAAGAGCGAGTAGAGAAAGCTGTTGTACGGGTTCAGGCTCTGTTTCGATCAAAGAAAGCTCAAGAGGAGTATCGAAGGATGAAGTTAACCTACGATGAAGCAGCG CTGGAATATGAAGAACTTTCACATCCTGATATGAATTTGAGTAGCTGA
- the LOC111778459 gene encoding calmodulin-binding transcription activator 5 isoform X2 gives MSLAMKADVQGSLVGSEIHGFHTLQELDVTNIREEASGRWLRPNEIHAILCNYKYFVIHVKPVNLPTSGTIVLFNRKMLRNFRKDGHNWKKKKDGKTIKEAHEHLKVGNVERIHVYYAHGLDNTTFVRRCYWLLDKTLEHIVLVHYRETQEVNFSPMHLQSSPSMSMNSNSGSVSDPSTPCLLSEELDSRDNHGYSVDENERSEPRDTTTAMNHEQRLHEINTLEWDELLVTDEPFKPSMPKGDRFSYFDQRSQVPTNVANNLLGNTPLFNNPVESIGSAYMPLTSGQTNLNVQSKESIPITSLDNLLDDGLLQSQDSFGRWINEVITESPDTVIDPAIIEPSISSIHNSFTDPTLNHCQSSVMEQIFNITDISPAWAFSTEKTKILITGYFHNEYLHLANSNILVVCGNASVNAGLIQPGVYRCVVQPHSTGLVNLFVSLDGHKPISQVLNFEYRAPLLREPVVASEQIQKWEEFQVQMRLAHLLFSTSRSLSIMSTKLSSTSLNEARKFAVKTSDISDSWIYLLNSIKENNTPFPQARDGVLEIILKSRLREWLIERVAEGSKKSTDFDIKGQGVIHLCAILGYTWAIHLFSWSGLSINFRDKFGWTALHWAAYYGREKMVAVLLSVGAKPNLVTDPSSKNPLGYIAADLASMNGYDGLAAYLSEKALVSHFNDMSLAGNVRGSLETSTITNVTNSDSISEEQMYMKETLAAYRTAADAAARIQTAFRENSLKQRTQAIEFSTPEDEARGIVAAMKIQHAYRNFESRKRMAAAARIQYRFRTWKIRKEFLNMRRHAIRIQAAFRGFQMRRQYRKILWSVGVIDKAILRWRLKRKGFRGLQVAPAEVTEKQEIGVEEDFYHVSQKQAEERVEKAVVRVQALFRSKKAQEEYRRMKLTYDEAALEYEELSHPDMNLSS, from the exons ATGTCTCTCGCCATGAAAGCCGACGTTCAAGGAAGCCTTGTTGGCTCGGAGATTCATGGCTTCCATACATTACAAG AATTGGATGTTACAAACATCAGGGAGGAAGCAAGTGGAAGATGGCTTCGCCCAAATGAAATTCATGCAATTCTATGTAACTACAAATATTTTGTCATCCACGTCAAGCCAGTGAACTTGCCTACAA GTGGAACCATTGTACTATTTAACCGCAAGATGCTTAGGAATTTCCGCAAAGATGGACataattggaagaaaaaaaaggacgGGAAGACCATAAAAGAAGCACACGAACACCTAAAA GTTGGTAATGTAGAAAGGATACATGTATACTATGCCCATGGCCTAGATAACACAACCTTTGTTCGTCGGTGTTATTGGCTCCTTGATAA GACTCTTGAACACATTGTCCTTGTTCATTACCGTGAAACACAAGAGGTCAATTTCAGCCCAATGCATCTGCAG AGCTCTCCATCCATGTCTATGAATTCAAATTCTGGTTCTGTCTCTGATCCATCAACTCCTTGCCTTTTATCGGAAGAACTTGATTCTAGGGATAATCATGGTTATTCCGTTGACGAAAATGAACGTTCAG AGCCCAGAGACACTACAACAGCCATGAATCATGAACAACGGCTTCATGAGATCAACACGCTTGAGTGGGATGAACTTCTTGTGACAGATGAGCCTTTCAAACCTTCCATGCCTAAAGGAg ACAGATTTTCATACTTTGACCAACGGAGCCAAGTCCCAACAAAT GTGGCCAACAATTTATTGGGGAACACGCCTTTGTTTAATAATCCAGTTGAGTCAATTGGGAGTGCCTATATGCCACTAACGAGTGgtcaaacaaatttaaatgtgCAGAGTAAGGAATCCATTCCAATTACTTCATTGGACAATTTGTTAGATGATGGATTGCTGCAAAGCCAGGACAGCTTTGGACGATGGATAAATGAAGTCATCACTGAGTCTCCTGATACAGTCATTGATCCTGCCATTATTGAGCCATCCATTTCATCCATTCACAATTCTTTTACTGATCCAACATTAAATCACTGTCAATCTTCTGTTATGGAGCAAATTTTTAACATAACCGATATCTCACCTGCGTGGGCCTTTTCAACAGAAAAAACCAAG ATTCTAATCACGGGATATTTTCACAATGAGTACTTACATCTGGCAAACTCCAATATATTGGTCGTGTGTGGTAATGCCAGTGTTAATGCTGGTTTAATTCAACCTGGAGTTTACCGATGTGTGGTACAACCACATTCAACTGGACTTGTAAATTTATTCGTGAGCTTAGATGGTCATAAACCTATCAGTCAAGTTCTGAATTTTGAGTATCGTGCACCACTTTTACGAGAGCCTGTAGTTGCTTCAGAACAGATCCAAAAGTGGGAGGAGTTTCAAGTTCAGATGCGGCTTGCTCATCTGTTGTTTTCTACATCCAGAAGCCTGAGCATCATGTCGACTAAATTGTCATCCACTTCCCTAAACGAGGCCAGGAAATTTGCTGTCAAAACTTCTGACATTTCTGACAGTTGGATTTATTTGTTAAActcaataaaagaaaacaacactCCATTTCCTCAAGCAAGAGACGGTGTTCTTGAGATCATTTTGAAAAGTAGGTTAAGGGAATGGCTGATAGAAAGAGTTGCTGAAGGCTCAAAGAAAAGCACTGATTTCGATATAAAAGGTCAAGGAGTAATCCATTTGTGTGCCATATTGGGATATACCTGGGCTATACATCTATTTTCCTGGTCTGgtttatcaataaattttcgAGATAAATTCGGATGGACAGCTCTTCACTGGGCAGCTTATTATGGAAG GGAGAAAATGGTAGCTGTTCTTTTGTCAGTTGGGGCAAAACCAAACTTGGTCACCGATCCCTCATCAAAGAACCCTCTGGGATACATAGCTGCAGATCTTGCATCTATGAATGGTTATGATGGCTTAGCTGCTTATCTTTCTGAAAAGGCTTTGGTGTCACATTTTAATGATATGAGCTTGGCTGGAAATGTTCGTGGTTCATTGGAAACTAGTACAATAACCAACGTCACTAACTCGGATAGCATCAGTGAGGAGCAGATGTATATGAAAGAGACATTGGCAGCTTACCGAACAGCTGCTGATGCAGCAGCGCGCATACAAACTGCATTCCGTGAGAATTCTTTAAAGCAAAGGACTCAAGCAATTGAATTCTCCACCCCTGAAGATGAAGCACGTGGTATTGTTGCAGCCATGAAGATTCAACATGCTTACCGCAACTTTGAGTCACGAAAAAGAATGGCAGCTGCAGCTCGTATTCAATACAGATTCCGCACTTGGAAGATCCGCAAAGAGTTCCTTAATATGCGTCGTCATGCTATTAGGATTCAA GCTGCATTTAGAGGCTTCCAAATGCGGAGGCAGTATCGCAAGATTTTATGGTCGGTAGGCGTAATCGATAAAGCCATACTGCGCTGGCGTCTTAAGAGAAAAGGTTTTCGTGGGCTTCAAGTTGCACCTGCTGAAGTGACAGAAAAGCAGGAAATTGGCGTAGAAGAGGACTTCTACCACGTGTCCCAAAAACAAGCAGAAGAGCGAGTAGAGAAAGCTGTTGTACGGGTTCAGGCTCTGTTTCGATCAAAGAAAGCTCAAGAGGAGTATCGAAGGATGAAGTTAACCTACGATGAAGCAGCG CTGGAATATGAAGAACTTTCACATCCTGATATGAATTTGAGTAGCTGA
- the LOC111778459 gene encoding calmodulin-binding transcription activator 5 isoform X1: MSLAMKADVQGSLVGSEIHGFHTLQELDVTNIREEASGRWLRPNEIHAILCNYKYFVIHVKPVNLPTSGTIVLFNRKMLRNFRKDGHNWKKKKDGKTIKEAHEHLKVGNVERIHVYYAHGLDNTTFVRRCYWLLDKTLEHIVLVHYRETQEVNFSPMHLQLQSSPSMSMNSNSGSVSDPSTPCLLSEELDSRDNHGYSVDENERSEPRDTTTAMNHEQRLHEINTLEWDELLVTDEPFKPSMPKGDRFSYFDQRSQVPTNVANNLLGNTPLFNNPVESIGSAYMPLTSGQTNLNVQSKESIPITSLDNLLDDGLLQSQDSFGRWINEVITESPDTVIDPAIIEPSISSIHNSFTDPTLNHCQSSVMEQIFNITDISPAWAFSTEKTKILITGYFHNEYLHLANSNILVVCGNASVNAGLIQPGVYRCVVQPHSTGLVNLFVSLDGHKPISQVLNFEYRAPLLREPVVASEQIQKWEEFQVQMRLAHLLFSTSRSLSIMSTKLSSTSLNEARKFAVKTSDISDSWIYLLNSIKENNTPFPQARDGVLEIILKSRLREWLIERVAEGSKKSTDFDIKGQGVIHLCAILGYTWAIHLFSWSGLSINFRDKFGWTALHWAAYYGREKMVAVLLSVGAKPNLVTDPSSKNPLGYIAADLASMNGYDGLAAYLSEKALVSHFNDMSLAGNVRGSLETSTITNVTNSDSISEEQMYMKETLAAYRTAADAAARIQTAFRENSLKQRTQAIEFSTPEDEARGIVAAMKIQHAYRNFESRKRMAAAARIQYRFRTWKIRKEFLNMRRHAIRIQAAFRGFQMRRQYRKILWSVGVIDKAILRWRLKRKGFRGLQVAPAEVTEKQEIGVEEDFYHVSQKQAEERVEKAVVRVQALFRSKKAQEEYRRMKLTYDEAALEYEELSHPDMNLSS, translated from the exons ATGTCTCTCGCCATGAAAGCCGACGTTCAAGGAAGCCTTGTTGGCTCGGAGATTCATGGCTTCCATACATTACAAG AATTGGATGTTACAAACATCAGGGAGGAAGCAAGTGGAAGATGGCTTCGCCCAAATGAAATTCATGCAATTCTATGTAACTACAAATATTTTGTCATCCACGTCAAGCCAGTGAACTTGCCTACAA GTGGAACCATTGTACTATTTAACCGCAAGATGCTTAGGAATTTCCGCAAAGATGGACataattggaagaaaaaaaaggacgGGAAGACCATAAAAGAAGCACACGAACACCTAAAA GTTGGTAATGTAGAAAGGATACATGTATACTATGCCCATGGCCTAGATAACACAACCTTTGTTCGTCGGTGTTATTGGCTCCTTGATAA GACTCTTGAACACATTGTCCTTGTTCATTACCGTGAAACACAAGAGGTCAATTTCAGCCCAATGCATCTGCAG TTGCAGAGCTCTCCATCCATGTCTATGAATTCAAATTCTGGTTCTGTCTCTGATCCATCAACTCCTTGCCTTTTATCGGAAGAACTTGATTCTAGGGATAATCATGGTTATTCCGTTGACGAAAATGAACGTTCAG AGCCCAGAGACACTACAACAGCCATGAATCATGAACAACGGCTTCATGAGATCAACACGCTTGAGTGGGATGAACTTCTTGTGACAGATGAGCCTTTCAAACCTTCCATGCCTAAAGGAg ACAGATTTTCATACTTTGACCAACGGAGCCAAGTCCCAACAAAT GTGGCCAACAATTTATTGGGGAACACGCCTTTGTTTAATAATCCAGTTGAGTCAATTGGGAGTGCCTATATGCCACTAACGAGTGgtcaaacaaatttaaatgtgCAGAGTAAGGAATCCATTCCAATTACTTCATTGGACAATTTGTTAGATGATGGATTGCTGCAAAGCCAGGACAGCTTTGGACGATGGATAAATGAAGTCATCACTGAGTCTCCTGATACAGTCATTGATCCTGCCATTATTGAGCCATCCATTTCATCCATTCACAATTCTTTTACTGATCCAACATTAAATCACTGTCAATCTTCTGTTATGGAGCAAATTTTTAACATAACCGATATCTCACCTGCGTGGGCCTTTTCAACAGAAAAAACCAAG ATTCTAATCACGGGATATTTTCACAATGAGTACTTACATCTGGCAAACTCCAATATATTGGTCGTGTGTGGTAATGCCAGTGTTAATGCTGGTTTAATTCAACCTGGAGTTTACCGATGTGTGGTACAACCACATTCAACTGGACTTGTAAATTTATTCGTGAGCTTAGATGGTCATAAACCTATCAGTCAAGTTCTGAATTTTGAGTATCGTGCACCACTTTTACGAGAGCCTGTAGTTGCTTCAGAACAGATCCAAAAGTGGGAGGAGTTTCAAGTTCAGATGCGGCTTGCTCATCTGTTGTTTTCTACATCCAGAAGCCTGAGCATCATGTCGACTAAATTGTCATCCACTTCCCTAAACGAGGCCAGGAAATTTGCTGTCAAAACTTCTGACATTTCTGACAGTTGGATTTATTTGTTAAActcaataaaagaaaacaacactCCATTTCCTCAAGCAAGAGACGGTGTTCTTGAGATCATTTTGAAAAGTAGGTTAAGGGAATGGCTGATAGAAAGAGTTGCTGAAGGCTCAAAGAAAAGCACTGATTTCGATATAAAAGGTCAAGGAGTAATCCATTTGTGTGCCATATTGGGATATACCTGGGCTATACATCTATTTTCCTGGTCTGgtttatcaataaattttcgAGATAAATTCGGATGGACAGCTCTTCACTGGGCAGCTTATTATGGAAG GGAGAAAATGGTAGCTGTTCTTTTGTCAGTTGGGGCAAAACCAAACTTGGTCACCGATCCCTCATCAAAGAACCCTCTGGGATACATAGCTGCAGATCTTGCATCTATGAATGGTTATGATGGCTTAGCTGCTTATCTTTCTGAAAAGGCTTTGGTGTCACATTTTAATGATATGAGCTTGGCTGGAAATGTTCGTGGTTCATTGGAAACTAGTACAATAACCAACGTCACTAACTCGGATAGCATCAGTGAGGAGCAGATGTATATGAAAGAGACATTGGCAGCTTACCGAACAGCTGCTGATGCAGCAGCGCGCATACAAACTGCATTCCGTGAGAATTCTTTAAAGCAAAGGACTCAAGCAATTGAATTCTCCACCCCTGAAGATGAAGCACGTGGTATTGTTGCAGCCATGAAGATTCAACATGCTTACCGCAACTTTGAGTCACGAAAAAGAATGGCAGCTGCAGCTCGTATTCAATACAGATTCCGCACTTGGAAGATCCGCAAAGAGTTCCTTAATATGCGTCGTCATGCTATTAGGATTCAA GCTGCATTTAGAGGCTTCCAAATGCGGAGGCAGTATCGCAAGATTTTATGGTCGGTAGGCGTAATCGATAAAGCCATACTGCGCTGGCGTCTTAAGAGAAAAGGTTTTCGTGGGCTTCAAGTTGCACCTGCTGAAGTGACAGAAAAGCAGGAAATTGGCGTAGAAGAGGACTTCTACCACGTGTCCCAAAAACAAGCAGAAGAGCGAGTAGAGAAAGCTGTTGTACGGGTTCAGGCTCTGTTTCGATCAAAGAAAGCTCAAGAGGAGTATCGAAGGATGAAGTTAACCTACGATGAAGCAGCG CTGGAATATGAAGAACTTTCACATCCTGATATGAATTTGAGTAGCTGA
- the LOC111778459 gene encoding calmodulin-binding transcription activator 5 isoform X4 has product MSMNSNSGSVSDPSTPCLLSEELDSRDNHGYSVDENERSEPRDTTTAMNHEQRLHEINTLEWDELLVTDEPFKPSMPKGDRFSYFDQRSQVPTNVANNLLGNTPLFNNPVESIGSAYMPLTSGQTNLNVQSKESIPITSLDNLLDDGLLQSQDSFGRWINEVITESPDTVIDPAIIEPSISSIHNSFTDPTLNHCQSSVMEQIFNITDISPAWAFSTEKTKILITGYFHNEYLHLANSNILVVCGNASVNAGLIQPGVYRCVVQPHSTGLVNLFVSLDGHKPISQVLNFEYRAPLLREPVVASEQIQKWEEFQVQMRLAHLLFSTSRSLSIMSTKLSSTSLNEARKFAVKTSDISDSWIYLLNSIKENNTPFPQARDGVLEIILKSRLREWLIERVAEGSKKSTDFDIKGQGVIHLCAILGYTWAIHLFSWSGLSINFRDKFGWTALHWAAYYGREKMVAVLLSVGAKPNLVTDPSSKNPLGYIAADLASMNGYDGLAAYLSEKALVSHFNDMSLAGNVRGSLETSTITNVTNSDSISEEQMYMKETLAAYRTAADAAARIQTAFRENSLKQRTQAIEFSTPEDEARGIVAAMKIQHAYRNFESRKRMAAAARIQYRFRTWKIRKEFLNMRRHAIRIQAAFRGFQMRRQYRKILWSVGVIDKAILRWRLKRKGFRGLQVAPAEVTEKQEIGVEEDFYHVSQKQAEERVEKAVVRVQALFRSKKAQEEYRRMKLTYDEAALEYEELSHPDMNLSS; this is encoded by the exons ATGTCTATGAATTCAAATTCTGGTTCTGTCTCTGATCCATCAACTCCTTGCCTTTTATCGGAAGAACTTGATTCTAGGGATAATCATGGTTATTCCGTTGACGAAAATGAACGTTCAG AGCCCAGAGACACTACAACAGCCATGAATCATGAACAACGGCTTCATGAGATCAACACGCTTGAGTGGGATGAACTTCTTGTGACAGATGAGCCTTTCAAACCTTCCATGCCTAAAGGAg ACAGATTTTCATACTTTGACCAACGGAGCCAAGTCCCAACAAAT GTGGCCAACAATTTATTGGGGAACACGCCTTTGTTTAATAATCCAGTTGAGTCAATTGGGAGTGCCTATATGCCACTAACGAGTGgtcaaacaaatttaaatgtgCAGAGTAAGGAATCCATTCCAATTACTTCATTGGACAATTTGTTAGATGATGGATTGCTGCAAAGCCAGGACAGCTTTGGACGATGGATAAATGAAGTCATCACTGAGTCTCCTGATACAGTCATTGATCCTGCCATTATTGAGCCATCCATTTCATCCATTCACAATTCTTTTACTGATCCAACATTAAATCACTGTCAATCTTCTGTTATGGAGCAAATTTTTAACATAACCGATATCTCACCTGCGTGGGCCTTTTCAACAGAAAAAACCAAG ATTCTAATCACGGGATATTTTCACAATGAGTACTTACATCTGGCAAACTCCAATATATTGGTCGTGTGTGGTAATGCCAGTGTTAATGCTGGTTTAATTCAACCTGGAGTTTACCGATGTGTGGTACAACCACATTCAACTGGACTTGTAAATTTATTCGTGAGCTTAGATGGTCATAAACCTATCAGTCAAGTTCTGAATTTTGAGTATCGTGCACCACTTTTACGAGAGCCTGTAGTTGCTTCAGAACAGATCCAAAAGTGGGAGGAGTTTCAAGTTCAGATGCGGCTTGCTCATCTGTTGTTTTCTACATCCAGAAGCCTGAGCATCATGTCGACTAAATTGTCATCCACTTCCCTAAACGAGGCCAGGAAATTTGCTGTCAAAACTTCTGACATTTCTGACAGTTGGATTTATTTGTTAAActcaataaaagaaaacaacactCCATTTCCTCAAGCAAGAGACGGTGTTCTTGAGATCATTTTGAAAAGTAGGTTAAGGGAATGGCTGATAGAAAGAGTTGCTGAAGGCTCAAAGAAAAGCACTGATTTCGATATAAAAGGTCAAGGAGTAATCCATTTGTGTGCCATATTGGGATATACCTGGGCTATACATCTATTTTCCTGGTCTGgtttatcaataaattttcgAGATAAATTCGGATGGACAGCTCTTCACTGGGCAGCTTATTATGGAAG GGAGAAAATGGTAGCTGTTCTTTTGTCAGTTGGGGCAAAACCAAACTTGGTCACCGATCCCTCATCAAAGAACCCTCTGGGATACATAGCTGCAGATCTTGCATCTATGAATGGTTATGATGGCTTAGCTGCTTATCTTTCTGAAAAGGCTTTGGTGTCACATTTTAATGATATGAGCTTGGCTGGAAATGTTCGTGGTTCATTGGAAACTAGTACAATAACCAACGTCACTAACTCGGATAGCATCAGTGAGGAGCAGATGTATATGAAAGAGACATTGGCAGCTTACCGAACAGCTGCTGATGCAGCAGCGCGCATACAAACTGCATTCCGTGAGAATTCTTTAAAGCAAAGGACTCAAGCAATTGAATTCTCCACCCCTGAAGATGAAGCACGTGGTATTGTTGCAGCCATGAAGATTCAACATGCTTACCGCAACTTTGAGTCACGAAAAAGAATGGCAGCTGCAGCTCGTATTCAATACAGATTCCGCACTTGGAAGATCCGCAAAGAGTTCCTTAATATGCGTCGTCATGCTATTAGGATTCAA GCTGCATTTAGAGGCTTCCAAATGCGGAGGCAGTATCGCAAGATTTTATGGTCGGTAGGCGTAATCGATAAAGCCATACTGCGCTGGCGTCTTAAGAGAAAAGGTTTTCGTGGGCTTCAAGTTGCACCTGCTGAAGTGACAGAAAAGCAGGAAATTGGCGTAGAAGAGGACTTCTACCACGTGTCCCAAAAACAAGCAGAAGAGCGAGTAGAGAAAGCTGTTGTACGGGTTCAGGCTCTGTTTCGATCAAAGAAAGCTCAAGAGGAGTATCGAAGGATGAAGTTAACCTACGATGAAGCAGCG CTGGAATATGAAGAACTTTCACATCCTGATATGAATTTGAGTAGCTGA